In Festucalex cinctus isolate MCC-2025b chromosome 17, RoL_Fcin_1.0, whole genome shotgun sequence, the genomic stretch aatgttgggtACACTTCCGACCTCCACCACTAGACGGCAGCAGCAAACAACCTGGCCACCATCAAATCCCACAATTTGAAGTGTTTTGGGATTTTACagcaatttttttcccattatcaTCTGTCATCACACAACAATAGCGACCCACATGGGGACAGACCGTAACTGgcaaaacaaaatttataagattttaaatagatttgttacATTAACTTAACATATGCAAATTATGGAGTcaaccatctttgttgtttacatttgccagTGAAATTTGGGAATACCAAGACAGCGAATATCATTTTcgttcaatttttgtttttgacttgGTCCTGAATCCGTCTGATTATTGATCTCGTTGGCTTTCCGGCAGCCGCCATCTGGCGCGTGAAAGCCGAGCGGCACAGCCGAGGCGCCCGCCGTCCCCTGCCGAGCTCTTCCGTCGTCTCCTCGCCGTCGCCATGGGAACCGTGCTGTCCCTGTCGCCCAGCTACCGCAAGGCGGCCCTGTTCGAAGACGGGCCGGCCACGGTGGGCCACTACACGGCGGTGCAGAACAGCAAGAACGCCAAGGACAAGGGCCTGAAGCGCCACTCGCTCATCAACGTGCTGCCGTGGAAGCGCATCGTGGCCGTGTCGGCAAAGAAGAAGGGCTCCAAGAAGGTGCAGCCCAACGGCACCTACCACAACAACGTCAGCCAGCTGAACAACGAGAACCTGAAGAAGTCGCAGTCGTGCGCCAACCTGTCGTCCTTCGCGCAGGACCAGAGCACGCCGAGCGACAAGGCCTCTGACGGCGACGCCTCGCTCAAGAAGGCCCCCGCGGTGGGCGCCGCCCCCGGGACCCCCAAGCGAGTGATCGTGCAGGCGTCCACCAGCGAACTGCTGCGCTGCCTGGGCGACTTCCTGTGCCGGCGCTGCTACCGCCTCAAGCACCTGTCGCCCACTGAGCCGGTGCTGTGGCTGCGCAGTGTGGACCGCTCGCTGCTGCTGCAAGGGTGGCAGGACCAGGGCTTCGTCACACCCGCCAACGTGGTCTTCGTCTACATGCTGTGCCGCGACGTAGTCTCCTCCGAGGTGGCCGGCGAGCACGAGCTGCAGGCCGTGCTGCTCACCTGCCTCTACCTGTCCTACTCCTACATGGGCAACGAGATCTCCTACCCGCTCAAGCCCTTCCTGGTGGAGAGCTCCAAGGAGGCCTTCTGGGACCGCTGCCTGTCCATCATCGAGCTGATGAGCGGCAAGATGCTGCAGATCAACTCGGACCCGCACTACTTCACGCAGGTCTTCGCCGACCTCAAGAACGAGAGCCAGAAGGAGGAGGAGCGCGGACGCCTGCTCGTCGGACTGGAGCGGTGAGACGGGTGCGGGGCATGACGCCAGGGGGTTCAAGTAGATTTTtagacgtctatagccgtcattgGCACTGAATGATTGCAGTCTCCCTGATAAACTTGAAACATGTTAAAACAAACAGAAGAATTTCAACAGTGAGACCGATTCAATTAATTCAGACTAAAACCCCATTGAGTATGGAGTTTTTAAGAGACTAATTGGAATAACAGTTTGGCTGGTAAAGGGAGCTGTTCagtttttggttattttaatGGAAGACTGCATGCTCTACGGGGTTTAAGCCTGGAGATTTATTTCAATGGgttcgagtctcttctttcgatAGGGTTTTAGTCTGGAGATTGATTTTTCTTCTTACCTCGTTCACTGCCAGTGCTTTCAAAAGCTGAGTTCTCCATATTGCCAACGATTTTAGAGGATTTTGACGGATCACATAGTGGTTTGCTTCCTGTTCCTTAATAATGACTTCATATTTTTTAGGAATAGTtgcttagtgccagtaaaaatgacACAGACCTCTCAGGCCATGGCAAAGTTGATATTTCATCAGaagttctgaaaatattttgtaaaggttgaaaagttccttagtgctactttaaaaaataaacaaacaaataaataaataaataaatatcacctTTTATATATGACCTTTTTTGAcagttttctgcctttttttttaatgaattctctgacattaaaaaaagatgtcaaaataatcattcaattacagATAGACAATTAAGAGACATCATGTCTTTTGTGCAAAAACAAAGCTGATTTCAAGTCAAGTGTGTTAACATTTGCTGCCCGTCTCGTGTACCCTGCAGGAGGGCCATCGCCTGACTGGCGCTCGTCATCAAGTGACACCAATGAAAATTCCTCCACCCCCTCTTGGCATCCTCTCTCAACGTCAACGCGGACTCACGTGGACTTTGGACGAGTCCGGGACGGAATGTCAGCTACGTTGAGGCGTTGGgacttttttgtgttttctcatACACAAAGTGGGGAACGCTGGGATGGAACGTTGCGTCGTCTGACTTTTTCTCAGCCAGAGgacggtgacttttttttttttttttttttcatcttatgcGACAAGTTACTGGATGTTTTCACACCCGTGTGGAgcttatttattgctttttatttatGGCTCTTCTGGAACAAGCTCATTTGATTTGTAATAATTGGTTATGATGATTAGAATGATATGTTTTTTGCACGCCTGCCAGCGACTTTAGAGGAGCAAACTTttctcgtcttcttcttctttggactCGATGATCTGCATTAGTGTTGATTTTAGCTCTGCTTgctaaaaatgatttttgctACTTAGCGTGCTCATCATCTACCATTAACAGTGCCATATCCTCCATCACGCTCTCCCTTAACACTGATATCTACTCACTTTAATGACTTTTAGGAGCTCGTTACACGTCAATGAACATTTTCGCTTGAGCGTTTTGTCTCATCGTTTGGTGGGTATGAAGATTGCTTCTGGTTGAGTGTCAGGGATTTATCACGGATGACCCACAGGGACAATCTGACCAGCAAAAACGACGACGAAACAACAAGTGACAATAGGAATAAAGTGGAGTGAAAAGATGAAAAGTAGTTGATTGGTTTCAGTGGGACTTCAAAAGCATACTTGCACATCTTCCCTTTGGTGATCAGGAGATTTTCAGTCCCGTATTTATTTCTCCCATATTTTACTGATTGTGTCACATTTTTGACGAGATTTTACGACGGTTTcacattttttgtgtattttaagtCCGTGTCCCATTTCGCTCATATTTTACACAGTCATATTTCTCCCGTATTTTACACCCGTATCACATACAGCCCGTATTTTACTACCCTATCACATTTCTACTGTAATCTACATGCcatgaacactttttttccccccatatttattttttccatgttttACTGGGGCCACATTTTCCCTGTATTTTAGTACCAACATCCCATTTTCACGTACAGTATTCTTTTTTACACAGGTATCAAATTTCTCCCATATTTTTCGGCTAACATCAAATTTCTCCCATAAATTTCCTATCTCACATTTCTCCCGTACTCATTTATACCATATTTTGCTGCTGGTGGCGTCACACTTGTTCCATACTTTACCGCCAACATCAAATTTCCGGTATCACATACAGCCCGTATTTTACTACTCTATCACATTTCTATTGTAATCTATACGCCATTGTCACTTTTCCCTCCCCATAATTAATTTCTACCATATTTTACTGTGCCACATTTTCCCCGTATTTTCTCCCATATTTAACGGCTAACAAAATTTCTCCCATAAATCGCCTAGCTCACATTTCTCCCGTACTCATTTATACCATATTTTACTGCTGGTGGCGTCACATTTGTTCCATATTTTACCACCAACATAAAAGTTTGCACGGATTTTATTTCTGGCAGCAAATTTCTGCTGTTGGTGTTGCATTTGTCTGGTACTTTTATTTTTCGAGCTTCAGATTTCTCCCGCATTACATTTTTCGCATCAAATTTTACTTATGGCATAAAAGTCTTGTTCTGCTGCTTGGTCATATCTATGGTTCATCTGTATTCTCACCCAGTTTTGCTGAATTTTTAACATCCCGTCTCTCCTTTAGTTTACAGCAGACGTCACATTTCCCCTCGGTTATTTTACTGCCGGCGTCAAATTTTACGAGTATTTTACAAAGTCAATAGACAAGAGGGAAGGCTTGCAAGTGTGTTTAAAAGGAGAGGTCACATTTGAAGACGATTACAACTGCGCTTGGCAGGAAGTCACCAGAAATTGTGCTAAGGAGGCTTTTATGTGCATAATCCAAAAATAATACATCAGTGGAGTACAAGCAACATCTAAACTGCTGTGTTTGAAAGATAAGACCCCCCCCAAGTTTGGATATTTTTATCTTCTAAAGCTTTCCTGTTCATCTTTTGAAGGTCATTTCCAAAGTCATGTTTGCACCAAGTAGTTGAAGGTTTGGAAGTGCAAATCATTGAAGTGAACTGGTGAAAAAACAGCTTTTGGCAAAAAAGGGTCATGCCAAAAAGACGATTTATGTTGGCAATGTAACGGAAATGTAAAGAAATACCAAGCTGCACAGTGGAAAGAGCCaaacgaaaacaaaaagcacattttaacatcaacaaaaaaaagcatcatttccTCCATTGGTGCCATTGAATCATTTgacaagcttaaaaaaaataaaaaaaaacaaaacaaaaaaaaaaaataaaaaaaaataaaaaaaaaaactgaacaaaaCTGCTGATTTTGTGTCTGTTGTTGCGTACCttgtagaaaaaaataacagaagtggCTCAAGACCAGGTCGTCTgcgaatgtgtgtgtttgtacatAAGATTGTGCGGAAACAAAGCTGGTGGGAGGTTCGGGGGAAGGAGGGGTTCATGACAGTTATTAAAATGTCACATGTTttccagaaaacaaaacaaaaacaaacaaacaaaaaaaaaacaacaaaaaaagctgtTGTTCCTGATTTCATTTCCCGGCTCGActtaattttcatttatttttgtactgtgCTGAATctaaaatccaaataaaatgcACTGATTGTTCCAGACACTgatgtgtgcgtttgtgcaaGTTGGTCCCGGAAAAGCGCTAGCTGCTCAATTAGCTtgggggaagaagaaaaaaaaaaaacctccccaGTGAGAGGCAGAAGGACGCGAAGGCGAGTCACTGAGTCAGCGGGCCAAAGTGCTTACCAGTCATCACCGGGAGCCAATTAAAGCGGCCCCCGGTGACTGGCATAAAGCGGTGGGAGGCGGCGTTGTCATGGCGACAACGAGGATGATGGCTAAGGGGAGGGGGCGTTAGTGTTGTCACTAAGTTAACAGGTGTCCCGTGATTCATAGTTGACAACTTCCTGTTCTCACATAGAGAAAACATTCACACACAAGACTGCAAAAAAAGTActgcatgtacttttttattgcaACGAGAATATGACATGTTTGCTGAAAGGATATCAAATGAGGCACACGTGACTGCATGTAAATACAACACACAATAAATAACGGGGAATTTGAGTTGGCAGTTGGCACACAAATGCAACATGGGGAGTCATTTTAAGTGTACTTTATTATAGTGGGTACCTTTttgcagtggtaccttgacttacaagtgccCCAAGTTAGGGAGTTTTTGAGTTGGTTTGCCTACGAGGCCACTTggagtgaaataaaaacaaaaacggatcAATGAAGGTACTGAGATGCCTGAGCTCAGATGCTGATGTCACCCACGAGGCCACactttatttcctttttcaaTATGATGCATTTATTTGACGTTAGACCGGAAGTTGCGGGCCTACAGCGGTTCCGTAAATTGACCCAGCCATAAAACAAGCACCAGAGTGGTTACGTCATCATTCTTCGTTGGAAAAGTTGAGCAAAATGGATAACGTTGATTTAAGAAGCCGTTAAAGCATTCACGACTGTGATGATCACTTGTGGAAGAAGACTGTCGTTGATTGAGCAGGCCAAAGTGGTCAGTAGCATTTCAATTATCTGTCGTTAGCTTAGATGCTACACAATGCTATGTTTGTagtaaatatgtttgtttgttttgtatgccTAAATTTTTAGTTCTACGGTGTATTGCTGAGCAATAAACATCTGTGAAAGGCACTGGAGACTCGCATGCAATCAATGGGTGGTATAATTATTATACAGTACTGaccatttatttgtttgtattttattttggtttttaattgttttttttcgtttgctaTTCTTTTTTTGATGGATGAGGGCTTGAATGAATTTCAATATGAAAATTCTGACCTGGGAACAAATTCCAAtcttaagtcaaggtaccagtgTACTTCTCATGTATATTTATGATATGCACGTTTTGTGTATAGCTGGtggtttatcttttttttttttgttacggtTTGTGTTTTGGAAGCTGACAACTGTCTACTTTTCAATGTGTCACTGCTCCGATTTTGAAGACTTTTAGGAGAGGCGGAATGAAGAAAAAGCAGAAGATGAAAAGGAGAAAAGAACAAAttaggaaggaaagaaggaaagtcgaGGAGATGAGAAAGTCGAAAAGTTTTTGGCGTGACTGGGCGAGTTGCTTCCGAGGCTGGAGGAATGATGGGCTAACGAGCGCGTCGGGGAGACTCGAGCGCACGCATTCTCCACTTGCTCGCCGCGCCACTGAACACAAAGCCCGACGACCTTTGGCTCACTTTACACACACGCTTGACTTTGTCACACAACGTGACAATAAAAAGTGTGCGCGTGTGGCTCCTTTGGGGTTAGCATTTGGCTAATGCAGCTTGACATGACAAAATACTTCATATTTGATTCTACTGAGGTTCCCTTCATCACAGAGTACTGTGTATtgtattcatccattcattcattaattaaaaatacatatatatatatagaatggCTTTGTCGCGCAGAGCGAGAGGCGGGGTTAACCTGAGACGGTTTGCCGCCAATTACGGGCACGTATCGACAAACAATCATTCAGATTTCACACATTTTACAGCAGCAGGTCTCAAACTTTTAGGGTCCAAATGGGATTACGTTTTTAGAGATGACAAATTGtacagtattattatgaaattaaagggatacttcacttatttagcccattatagcaataaagttattattttgtctataattaatttgatactttcattatttttcacgtacaattagtaccttcaaaaacacattttgcaacttgctgtcgactaaaatttacatcacaagggctcagataaccaatcacagctctcctgttttctaggtttggtcatgtgacattcacaaggtgagctgtgattggttacctgagccattgtgacgtcattttcagtcgacagcaagttgcaaaatgtgtttttaaaggtactaattgtacatgaaaaataatgaaaatatattataggcaaaatattaatgtttgactgccaaaatggctaaataagtaaagtatccattTGAAGGTAAACTTAAGCGAATTTAACAAATACACTTTCAACCAAAACTGCATGAATTACTGTAATACAGTGACGTCTTGACAGataattttttatgtttttatggcTTGTACAGTGGCGTGCAAAAGGTGGGGCTGATGGGGCACTGAACCCCACCCTCCCTCCTCCCAAATTCCCCTTTAACGGACATATTTCAAAAGCGTATTTAGCTGGTCAATTAATGAGAAAAGAACTCTTTCCGTCTTGAatgtcaaattaaattttgtgaACCCCCAAAGATACAGAGCCTAGTTTGAGACGCGTTGAATTTGCGTCATGTTTGTTCTACTTTGGAACCAAGACTCAACGCTGAACCTGTGATGCCTCCTAACCAGCGGGTGCACTGTGCCGCATAATGTATTAAATGTGTACGCATCAcaactttaaattaattaaattgcgGACGTGGTCAACACATCCCATCTAACAAGTCAAGAAACGCCTTTGGCATGGACGAACGTTTATAATTAACACTTTTAAATCCTTCATTAACATAAAACGCCTTCAACTTATTCTTGGAtcgacaacaaaaacaaagtcaatattgcacaaaagcaaacaaagaaaaagaggaaaagaacaTCACTTTTTGGCGGATGATCCAGCAGTGCGAACTTTTTTGAAAGCTGCGTTCGGACGATTCCGTAAACTCTTGCCCAAAACAgacaaaacaagtcaatcaaTCACCTTCCCGGCCTGCTgaatggggggtggggtgggggcgtCGTCCTTCAGTTGGCGGGAACGGCCAGCACGTAGCCGGCGCGGCTCTTGGTGAAGTCGGGCTGCGATTGGTTGATCTTGGGCTCCACCACCACCGTGCACTTTTTGCCGTTCATGCTGCAGTGGATGGGGGCGTTGACGTTCACCTGCAGCTTCCTGCGTTCGCTGACACACGGAATAAAGACAACACGCTTGttaatacattcaaatgtgcacaaatgtacacaaaacattttcaccTAAATCTGAACTAACTTTATACACCTTGAGGCCACCAACAGGCTGCTGGTGGAAAACCGTACAATTCCCCCAGGAAAAAGCTCAGGTCCTACCTCCCCCTGCCTCCAAAAACTCTCTACTTCAGACAATGacagcaccactgccacctactgtagcggCTGTGCAATTAAAGGTTATAATTGTATGCACACCCCCCTCcccgaaaaaataaataaataaaaaaaataaaaaaaataaaaaataaaaaataaaaaagcggtCACCTTAATccccatttttattaaaaaataatatatataaaataaaatatatacatataaataaaaaaaattatcatacagtaaaaaataataaaaaaataaaaaatatataaataaaataaattatgatcatacagtaaaaaatatatgaataaaacaaatatgatcttacagtaaaaaataataaataaaaaatatataaataaataaaatcaataatgatcactagtaaaaaataaaaaaaataaaaaatatataaataaaaaaaatatatgattatACAGTACAGCCAGTCTGGTAATAAGTAACACAAATCAGGCTTTTCACTTGCAAACTCAGGACAAGTCATCACCTGATGACAGCAACATGTTACGCAATCAACAACAAGTCACTCATGAACACAAACACGCCGCCCACGCAGCACTCCTCCGCAGAGCCGCTGCATGGAATCGGAGGGGAGAAGTCACTGctggttaccatggcaacctcCGCCAGCCCAACTCCTCCATCTGTCATGGCCGCCAGCCAAAggtactttgtgtgtgtgtcttgctGAAATGCCAGAGGGATGCTGGGTTTGGCGTGAAGGGCAAACACTGGGAGgattacacacacatacacccacacacacacacacacacgtctcgAAATAGATAACACAACGAAATCACATTGTGTcgataaatagaaaaaaagattatttttaaGGTCACAGGGTGATCTTTCGTTCCCGGCAGGCCGTCTGAGCTATGCACTGACCTCCCCCAAGGCAGACTTGCATTGCACTGGCCTCTCAAACTGGAAAATCAATTCTTTCCTTCCCCCAAACGCATTTTAACCAccgaacacccccccccccccccatcactcTCGTTATTGTGACTTTGCCATATGAGCTCAGGTTTCACTACTTTCACCCAGACACAGGACAAGATTGGACATTTCACACATGCCACAATCGGATTAGGTGGCATGACAAAAAATAACTGTCTGATGTGATAGACACTTTCAATCCCACAACAATCGTGAGCCGAATTGTTCATATAAAAGACGACGATGAGGCTCAGCTATATCCCGAAGAACGGTCATCATGAGCAGACTAATGCGAAGGATTCAAATCGGGCTCCCTCAGCTCTCAGACTACAATTACAAAGAATCAAGGCCAATCAAAAGGCTATAATCCCCGTGAAGGATTAAGTGCGCCGCTTCTGGATTATTCTGCATTAGTTTTTGATCTATGCGTGGCTAATTAGCATGCTTGTAGATACAGTACACAGCACTCGATTCTGACAGAAGGGCACGTGAAGGACGAAAATGCTAATTAGAATCCGTACTCCTTGTTATTC encodes the following:
- the cdk5r1b gene encoding cyclin-dependent kinase 5 activator 1b isoform X2, translating into MGTVLSLSPSYRKAALFEDGPATVGHYTAVQNSKNAKDKGLKRHSLINVLPWKRIVAVSAKKKGSKKVQPNGTYHNNVSQLNNENLKKSQSCANLSSFAQDQSTPSDKASDGDASLKKAPAVGAAPGTPKRVIVQASTSELLRCLGDFLCRRCYRLKHLSPTEPVLWLRSVDRSLLLQGWQDQGFVTPANVVFVYMLCRDVVSSEVAGEHELQAVLLTCLYLSYSYMGNEISYPLKPFLVESSKEAFWDRCLSIIELMSGKMLQINSDPHYFTQVFADLKNESQKEEERGRLLVGLER
- the cdk5r1b gene encoding cyclin-dependent kinase 5 activator 1b isoform X1 encodes the protein MGTVLSLSPSYRKAALFEDGPATVGHYTAVQNSKNAKDKGLKRHSLINVLPWKRIVAVSAKKKGSKKVQPNGTYHNNVSQLNNENLKKSQSCANLSSFAQDQSTPSDKASDGDASLKKAPAVGAAPGTPKRVIVQASTSELLRCLGDFLCRRCYRLKHLSPTEPVLWLRSVDRSLLLQGWQDQGFVTPANVVFVYMLCRDVVSSEVAGEHELQAVLLTCLYLSYSYMGNEISYPLKPFLVESSKEAFWDRCLSIIELMSGKMLQINSDPHYFTQVFADLKNESQKEEERGRLLVGLERRAIA